The DNA window taattatagttttaatgcAAGGCATGCGATATGCAATCTAGAATATATTAAAGGGAGAGATACTTCATGAATAGAGCCAGGACCAAGGAGAATGACGAAAAAGAGGAATTCAATCACATGCAATAAAGAGTTCAAAGTGTTTGGTATAAAGCATTCTCATGGATTGGCTCTTGTTTAAAGCATTTCAAATGTGTTTATTAAAGATAATAACAAAAGGAATGGTATCGATAAGTGACAAGTGAAGTGTGGCGTGATAAATGTTTAAAGtgtataaaataaacataatattttaaaaaaatatataaaagaaaagaaaaggaaagactaaaaaattatatcaaaaaaaaattaagataaaaaaaaataacgataaATAGATCaagtgtaaaataataaaatattaagtatatagataaaaatatatataaaaaaaaaccctaaaaattacaaatttactaccattacaataaaaaaaattgaaaaatttacaATCATATCATTGCttcagtaaaatattttttttttctttctagtacatatataattttatagacACATTcataaacttctttttttagtaATGAATCATggatatcttgttatattaaaagaaatctaACTACACTGTTTTACATGAGTTAAGAGAagaactatgttttttttttcttctaaaaaaaacatattttcaataacaaaatttaCTATTATATACGAAACACGCATAATCAAAATTCATTATATAACTTATTAGAGAAAAATCCATCATATAGTTTTGGTTATATTTTATTGTGATTGTTAATTTCTTAACTTAACTGTGagtgattaattaaaattctcCACGAACTTTTCTCTCCTCTCATATGAAATTTGGAGATAGTCACTACTCATCATCATCAAGCATCGCtcttttattcattaattatttttatttcaataaaatctagattttttaagctttttagtTTGGATGATAAAATCCAGGACTTGTCAAACAACACACAAATTATTTAGAGGGGAGAGGAAAAAATTCTCTGAATTCATGTCCCGCTTCACGCCGGATTACAGATTATACATGAGGAATCAAAACTCATAATCTTACAATTATTTCATATCTTCTGTCAAAcgaataaatttcaaattaaattattattaaactaatGACAAATCTATTCaaaatctaatcaattaaattttaatttaaattaaatattttttaaaaaataatttaaaattaatctaatttaattttaccaaTTCATTAAGTAAACTCGTGACTTCATCGTACTAATCAAATTacaatttaacctttttttaaaatgtttttataaaacaacataATTGTTCCTGATTAGGGTTAAGGGTCTGGCCAGGCAAGCATCAATAAACCCAGCTTTCCCACCCATAACAAAAAGCGCGTGAGATTTGATTCACGTCCTTCTCTTGACTTTGATCAAATCTAAGAATAATCACTCAACTCACCTCCGACCACCACACCCACATCATCTCTcctcatcaccatcaccataaTAAAAGCACGGAATTATAGAATAATAgaataaaacaaacacacacagcGAGGAAATAAAATCGATTGGCTCTCTTAACAGCTTAGACTATTACCTCCACCAAGAAAAACAGATTTTAAATTACTTGCAAAATCGAACGAGCTACTGATCATCAATGGCTGAGTTGACTCAGCCCGAGGTGGTTTACTCACCGCGTTCAATACAATTATGGAGGACACTATGGGACTGGCTAGCTTTCTTCTTCCATATCTTTCTACAGATCCTTAGAGCCATTGGACCCCaaactctctcttcttctcacCCTTTCAAACCTTTGCCTCTCGTCGAGTTGCCTGATACCACCGATCCTCCTCCTGCTACCGTCGAGATCTCCGCTGGCACCGACGCCGTTTCCGCAAACGAACCTATCCAGAAACTCAAGGTATCATGATATTGAATCCCATTGGTTCATGATtctaatgttattttattattatctttttaccGCTGTTATTTTTGCGATATTTGCTTTTAAAAGTGGCTGTCTATTCTGatttatgccaaaaaaaaaaacggagttATTTTTTGACGagtttgttagtttttttggttagcTAGGTTCTATTTTATGATTTAGATAGGCATGGAGAGTTGAGGCTAAATTAAGGTGTTGGTTAGTTACTCGAATTAGGTGACAGTAATAGATTTGGAAATTCTAGTTTTAGCTTTATGACCTGTTACTACTATTTAGAACAGTGTTGCATGTTggtgtagatttaactatttgAGAAATTATGTTTATGAGCTAAATCTAGAaactttgtttaatttttatgtgataCAGTGAAGTGTGCGTATATAGATGCTTTAGATTATTTTCGCGTCTTCTGTTCCATTTGACGAGATGATTATTAGCATCTTGCTCAGTTTTCCCGTTGTGTTTGATATGGTTTCGTGTTCATAAGTGTTTACGTTTACCTTCTTGTATTTGTATATCATGCGTGGGTTAcgtttgttatatttatttatgtttttcttctttttacacCTCCCTTTAAATCTTCAACATTCGAAGTTCTAACAGCACTACCCTTTTCTGGGTTTATAGGCTTTGATATCTGTTTAAATTTGTCACTTGGAATGTGAGTTAGGCAATTAAAGTCTATGGAATAAATACAGCACTGCTGTGAAATCTTACTATTGATTTTTCATGTGCTAATGTGCCGAGAGGGTTTAGAATTCCGAGGGCAATGCATTGATGTGTGTTGCTGGTCTTAGGTATTTAACTTTCTAATCTGTGAAGTCATTTTGGGAAAGGTGTTAGCAgggtttttctctttcttctgcttctttaaaaataattactcaaGATGACACTGACTCCAaaatatttaggattttttttgaaaaatagcatTGTTTGCTAAAagttaaaatgatgttattctCAGTAACAACCATTATTCTTAATAACAATTGTGGTTAATGAATTGAGAGGGACGTGGTTTTTAGAACAACCGTTGTTCTCAATGACAATTGTGTTCATTTGCTCTTCTCTCTTCTCAACAACGGTTGTGTTCAAACTATGCTATTTTCTAACATGTGTTACTTTCCCAAAACTTTTATGAAACTGtgttagaattttaaaatacccaGATATTTACTGCAGGTGGTTCTTGACTTGGATGAAACTTTAGTATGTGCTTATGAGACATCTAGTTTGCCAGCTGCTCTGCGCAATCAAGCAACAGAAGCTGGGTTGAAGTGGTTTGAGCTGGATTGCGTATCTTCAGACAAGgttcttatttgaaaatcattttaagtAAAATTGTTGTGCAATATCTATATAAGATATACTATTTTGACTTGAGTATGTTGGGATTTGAAGGAATGCGAAGGGAAACCTAAGATCAGTTATGTCACGGTCTTTGAGCGTCCTGGGTTAGATGAATTCCTAAAACAACTCAGTGAATTTGCAGAGCTTGTGCTATTTACCGCTGGACTTGAAGGTTTGATCATTACTTCACTGTTCATTTGGCTTTTAAAGTCTTTGTATTGGCTATTATCTCTTCCCTCTTTATTGATAATCTCTTAGTAGGTTTGATATAAAACTTCTGAATGTTTGCAGGTTATGCCAGACCACTTGTTGACAGAATAGATACAGAAAATCGATTTAGTCTGCGTCTTTATCGGCCTTCAACATCTAGCACGTAAGCACAAGTTGTTGTGTTCatatttttctggtttttcccaccttaattcctttctttcttgaATTTGTAACTGCTGACAGCATACCAGTTGTTCAAAATTTAGGGTATTTACTTCTTTAGATGAAAAGGCCTCTCACAAGGACAAGTTGAACCTGTGTTCTTGTCCTTCTAGTTTGCTGAATATACAAGTATACACCAGTTAACAGTATCTACAGTGAAGTATGCACACATCTGTTTTTGAATTGGATATGAGTTATGACTATTACTTTTTTCTGGAGTGATTTTATTGGAAACGGCTAAAACTTTTAGTCTTtaggaacattttttttttgctgccaGTTGTATATATTAGAGTTTCTCTATACATCTTGTTATGATCATGCAAAATTTACCTTTTGCATGTCAACTCAAGTTACCATGGTTACATGTTAAGTAGATGATTTACGTAATCATCTGTAGTATCTGTCAGTGGTTAATGGTAAAgtaaattcttgaaaatttcttttaagTTCTTACAAGATAAATCTAATATACctcaaataagataaaattgttataaataCCATGTTAGAAATTTTATCtgctttcaaaataaataaggttttaattattttgtggaAATTAATTTCATGCTTTGCTTCCAAGGACACATCCTGCCAATCCTGACTAATTCTGGGGCTTTTGGTTGGTTGGATCTtgaattcactttttttttttttttactcaaaccAGATGATGTATGCTTCAACTAATTTCCAGTGTAATGGTGTCTCGGTATTCTAGTTAGTGACTTCATATttaccatcttttttttcttgaattgtgATGTCTGGCTACTTTGTCTTTCTTTAAGCATCATTTAATGatcttatttctttattaattgtAATGGATTTGCTTGGTTTCAATAATATGTTCCAATTCTTCACAAGTGCTTTATGCCACACTTTTAGTGGTTTGAACCCATCTTTCTAGTTTTGAGTGGGTGTGAAAGTTTTGATGATTAACATGTGAATTCCtgataatgaaataatatgatgTTTTGGGTGATTAACTTAATCAAATGCAGATGCTCTGTATAGTTGATTTAGTTCTAAATGAAGGAATACACTTCTCTTGGATTCCGAGGCTTAAGATTACTTATTTAGTTTGTCAAACTACTCATGCTGTATATGAACACTATACAGGGAGTATCGGGAGCATGTGAAAGATCTCTCCTGCATATCAAAGGATCCATGCCGGATTGTTATTGTTGACAACAATCCATTCAGTTTCTTGTTGCAACCACTAAATGGAATTCCATGCGTTCCATTTTCTGCAGGACAACCGCATGATACACAGGTAGAAAGGTctaaaattacttaaaattcGCTGTTATCCCCCAATCTTGTTTGTTCATTTACTTTCCCCCTCTATATCCATTTTTATGGGCTGTTCAGCTTCTGGATGTACTTCTTCCACTCCTCAAGCACCTCTCTCAGCAGAAAGATGTGAGACCTGTACTCTATGAAAGATTCCACATGCCTGAATGGTTTCAAAAGCAGGGAATCCCTGCTTCTGGTTGGACGTAGCTGGATAAAAGATCATCTGCAATGAAAGCAGCCCTCCTTTGTACTATCCACAGTTATTTCATTCAAAGGCAGCATCTCATTGTAGGAGCGATGGCTTTTTGTATAGCATCAATGCATTGATGGAAGCTGAAGTAACACAGCTTCAGGAATGGGATTTATCTGCTGCTTTTAGTGGTCAAATAGGTACAACATTACATTCTGATTCTTgttgtaactttttttatatgtccGCACCTTGCAGTCTGCATGATTTGTTTATGCATCTTTCAGACATTTGTAAATCTGCACCTCATTAATCAAGGTTTGTAGCTCCTCATTAGTCTGTGGCAGTGCAGCTGCTTTCTTAAGGAGTATTTACTGCTTGAACGTTCCATTTCACTTGTTAATACTACGAGGATAGTTAACATGagctttgaagaaattaaattgcTGAACATATCTTgaataaaaaagtcaaaagaGTCAAAGA is part of the Populus alba chromosome 10, ASM523922v2, whole genome shotgun sequence genome and encodes:
- the LOC118043306 gene encoding uncharacterized protein isoform X1, giving the protein MAELTQPEVVYSPRSIQLWRTLWDWLAFFFHIFLQILRAIGPQTLSSSHPFKPLPLVELPDTTDPPPATVEISAGTDAVSANEPIQKLKNFKIPRYLLQVVLDLDETLVCAYETSSLPAALRNQATEAGLKWFELDCVSSDKECEGKPKISYVTVFERPGLDEFLKQLSEFAELVLFTAGLEGYARPLVDRIDTENRFSLRLYRPSTSSTEYREHVKDLSCISKDPCRIVIVDNNPFSFLLQPLNGIPCVPFSAGQPHDTQLLDVLLPLLKHLSQQKDVRPVLYERFHMPEWFQKQGIPASGWT
- the LOC118043306 gene encoding uncharacterized protein isoform X2, which translates into the protein MAELTQPEVVYSPRSIQLWRTLWDWLAFFFHIFLQILRAIGPQTLSSSHPFKPLPLVELPDTTDPPPATVEISAGTDAVSANEPIQKLKVVLDLDETLVCAYETSSLPAALRNQATEAGLKWFELDCVSSDKECEGKPKISYVTVFERPGLDEFLKQLSEFAELVLFTAGLEGYARPLVDRIDTENRFSLRLYRPSTSSTEYREHVKDLSCISKDPCRIVIVDNNPFSFLLQPLNGIPCVPFSAGQPHDTQLLDVLLPLLKHLSQQKDVRPVLYERFHMPEWFQKQGIPASGWT